Proteins from a genomic interval of Amycolatopsis sp. cg13:
- a CDS encoding sulfite exporter TauE/SafE family protein, giving the protein MITGPGGFLLLVLAGVGAGLTGATAGLASLVSYPALLAAGLPPVIANMTNTVAMLGTTAGAAVGARPELEGQGRRLLPLCLITTAGGACGGLVLLVSSPDAFTVVVPWLIGGASIVLMAGPRLRRMAEHSEHRGIGPLTGIAAFLVGVYGGYFGAAAGVLMLALLTTVWSQSLARTNAAKNIATGTANLIAALVFAFTGKVYWPAAIAVCLGSVAGSWLGSVLVRYLPATPLRIAIGLGGLSLAAVLAWQAYSG; this is encoded by the coding sequence GTGATCACTGGCCCCGGCGGATTCCTGCTGCTCGTGCTGGCCGGGGTCGGGGCCGGGCTGACCGGCGCGACCGCGGGCCTCGCGTCGCTGGTGTCGTACCCGGCGCTGCTGGCCGCCGGGCTGCCGCCGGTGATCGCGAACATGACCAACACGGTGGCGATGCTGGGCACGACCGCCGGGGCCGCGGTCGGCGCGCGCCCGGAGCTGGAGGGCCAAGGCCGTCGGCTGCTGCCGTTGTGCCTGATCACCACGGCGGGCGGGGCGTGCGGCGGGCTTGTGCTGCTTGTCAGCTCGCCGGACGCGTTCACCGTCGTGGTGCCGTGGCTGATCGGCGGCGCGTCGATCGTGCTGATGGCCGGTCCGCGGCTGCGGCGGATGGCCGAGCACAGCGAACATCGGGGGATCGGCCCGCTCACCGGGATCGCCGCGTTCCTGGTCGGCGTGTACGGCGGGTACTTCGGGGCGGCGGCCGGAGTGCTGATGCTCGCGCTGCTGACGACGGTGTGGAGCCAGTCGCTGGCCCGCACGAACGCCGCGAAGAACATCGCCACCGGCACCGCGAACCTGATCGCCGCGCTGGTCTTCGCCTTCACGGGCAAGGTCTACTGGCCCGCGGCGATCGCGGTGTGCCTCGGTTCGGTGGCGGGTTCGTGGCTGGGGTCGGTGCTGGTGCGTTACCTGCCCGCGACGCCGCTGCGGATCGCGATCGGGCTGGGAGGGCTTTCTTTGGCGGCGGTGCTGGCTTGGCAGGCGTACTCGGGCTGA
- a CDS encoding IS110 family transposase — translation MSRSFGVFLGLDVGKDAHHAVGLTTEGERLHDGPLPNSEPKLRALFDTLAVHGPLLVVVDQPATIGALPVAVARAAGHQVAYLPGLAMRRIADLYPGRAKTDARDAFVIADAARSLPHTLRPVDVGDDALAELDVLIGFDDDLAGEATRIGNRIRGLLTGIHPALERAIGPRISHPAVLEILSRCGGPAGIAKAGRRKLTAIAKAHAPRMGERLVESITTALDEQTVTVPGTAAADTVLPRLADSLKTVLQQRKQVAEQVEEILDAHPLAGVLTSMPGIGVRTAARILLEIGDASSFASSAHLAAYAGIAPVTRSSGSSIKGEHPARTGNRKLKRAFFLAAFAALSDPTSRAYYDRKRAEGKKHNAALICLARRRCDVLYAMLRNGTHYRHPEPADQPAAA, via the coding sequence ATGAGCAGAAGTTTCGGGGTGTTCCTCGGCCTGGACGTCGGCAAGGACGCCCATCACGCGGTCGGATTGACCACCGAGGGCGAGCGGTTGCACGACGGGCCGCTGCCCAACAGCGAACCCAAGCTGCGGGCGCTGTTCGACACGCTCGCCGTCCACGGGCCGCTGCTGGTCGTGGTCGATCAGCCCGCGACGATCGGGGCATTGCCGGTCGCGGTCGCCCGCGCCGCGGGTCACCAGGTGGCCTATCTGCCCGGCCTGGCGATGCGCCGCATCGCCGACCTCTATCCCGGACGCGCGAAGACCGATGCGCGGGACGCGTTCGTCATCGCCGACGCCGCCCGCTCCCTGCCGCACACCTTGCGCCCGGTCGACGTCGGCGACGACGCGCTGGCCGAACTGGACGTGCTGATCGGATTCGACGACGACCTCGCCGGCGAAGCCACCCGGATCGGCAACCGCATCCGCGGCCTGCTCACCGGCATCCACCCCGCTCTCGAACGCGCCATCGGCCCTCGGATCAGCCATCCGGCGGTGCTGGAAATCCTGTCCCGCTGCGGCGGCCCTGCCGGAATCGCCAAGGCCGGACGCCGCAAGCTGACCGCGATCGCGAAGGCCCACGCGCCCCGCATGGGCGAACGGCTGGTCGAGTCGATCACGACCGCGCTGGACGAGCAGACCGTCACAGTCCCTGGCACCGCAGCCGCCGACACGGTCCTGCCCAGACTGGCCGACAGCCTGAAAACCGTTCTCCAGCAACGCAAACAAGTCGCCGAGCAGGTCGAGGAGATACTCGATGCGCACCCTCTTGCCGGGGTCCTGACATCGATGCCCGGCATCGGCGTCAGGACCGCAGCCCGCATCCTGCTCGAAATCGGCGACGCCTCCAGCTTCGCCAGCTCCGCACACCTCGCGGCCTACGCGGGCATCGCACCGGTCACCCGCAGCTCCGGGTCCTCGATCAAGGGCGAACACCCTGCCCGCACCGGCAACCGCAAACTCAAGCGAGCGTTCTTCCTGGCTGCGTTTGCCGCCCTGTCCGACCCGACCAGCAGGGCCTACTACGACAGAAAGAGAGCAGAAGGCAAGAAACACAACGCTGCGCTGATCTGCCTCGCACGACGACGCTGCGACGTCCTCTACGCCATGCTCCGCAACGGCACCCACTACCGCCACCCCGAACCCGCCGACCAGCCCGCTGCGGCTTGA
- a CDS encoding discoidin domain-containing protein gives MDGFTRRQALGLAGAGAALLLTSGTARAAPRSAPDPVSATYLRILLRHTRWAEQQFDRTAGIYPARDFTFAVVLGNALLLTRDGYDAAIAGVDRETLRGHTLATIKHFAASNRLTGGAEWGRKLFFDTTFQSYFQLAARLLWTELDAATQRNVERIATEQAAYTTSLGTGNDPASGDWTPNGLRGGYAGDTKLEEMGVYAQSLAPALAWAPNDPRAPGWRAAFGSWSRNEGGLPAADLANPRLVDGKPVSDNTATNLYDTFLVENHGSFGPHYQEELWRTSGRNAMHFLAAGVPLPEVLAAQPNGELLWRTMLLMTSDAGEPLMPMVADREHLYGRDVIPLAFRAQVLGDRYAAYAEAQLAARLEPYQAYPPVDRITKFSGEPKYEPEARAELAISYLLHEWRADHGGPISAVRKEEFDAHAARAADFGAGPGLLAHRSPAAWAATVSKPGFVKFAWQPNHDDWLFVLGGANPMLLPATNIAVRERHATVYRKVRDGFNGTVGVLRFDTGYAVLATLPTGAAVYASTGVATDEGVLNVYNLAMPGVPGLDGDRTYTAAEGAVTLPAQSGSTGARTDELSFAAVTARHVRMLGVQPDPQYGYSLWSFEIHDGDGPDLALAGTASASSAAPGKEAKYATDGNSATRWAVSTSDRPRADSWLAVDLGAPQRFSSVRLSWEAAAGRKYRIETSPDGATWTPVATYPTPALHSTGGWLDIDGRAGIVVTSPNPLTVTSDHVTLSAGPPAPLLAELYPGRANLPKLAQRARATATEIHTSVTDDFLVLANLSATAAAGTAALRQDRAALLLYRGTQKVTESGSSFSYELAPAEGRIEPPRFTVRGMSGAAVPPGLTAVVHDASRVDLTAPPGLLPTVVTVTPAGGRSRTVALPPRRAVPVVFAGTRPYPLNDRALGAVTFPAEPLPPGMTSPDAAVDDNPATAWQPGPGGRLVVDLGAPLPIATAELAWTTGRIPATVVETSTDGVTYTEAVRPDRKRTTSVTLAKPVRYLAVRTLDWRPGDANLTRISALTQPTA, from the coding sequence ATGGACGGGTTCACCCGGCGGCAGGCGCTCGGTCTCGCGGGCGCTGGCGCGGCGCTCCTCCTGACCTCGGGGACAGCGAGGGCGGCACCCCGGTCCGCGCCGGATCCTGTCTCCGCGACGTACCTGCGGATCCTCCTCCGGCACACCCGCTGGGCCGAGCAGCAGTTCGACCGGACGGCCGGGATCTACCCCGCCCGCGACTTCACCTTCGCGGTCGTCCTCGGCAACGCCCTGCTGCTGACCCGCGACGGTTACGACGCAGCCATCGCCGGAGTCGACCGCGAAACTCTCCGCGGGCACACCCTCGCCACCATCAAGCACTTCGCCGCCTCGAACCGGCTCACCGGCGGCGCCGAATGGGGCCGGAAGCTGTTCTTCGACACCACTTTCCAGTCCTACTTCCAGCTCGCTGCCCGTCTCTTGTGGACAGAGCTGGACGCCGCGACGCAACGGAACGTCGAGCGCATCGCCACCGAACAGGCCGCCTACACGACCAGCCTCGGCACCGGCAACGACCCTGCCTCCGGCGACTGGACGCCCAACGGCCTGCGCGGCGGCTACGCCGGCGACACGAAGCTCGAAGAGATGGGCGTCTACGCGCAGTCGCTCGCCCCGGCGCTCGCCTGGGCGCCGAACGATCCGCGCGCTCCCGGATGGCGCGCGGCGTTCGGTTCCTGGAGCCGCAACGAGGGCGGTCTGCCCGCGGCTGATCTGGCGAATCCCCGGCTGGTGGACGGAAAACCGGTCAGCGACAACACCGCGACCAACCTGTACGACACGTTCCTCGTCGAGAACCACGGCTCGTTCGGCCCGCACTACCAGGAAGAACTCTGGCGCACGTCCGGCCGCAACGCGATGCACTTCCTCGCCGCCGGCGTCCCGCTGCCGGAGGTGCTCGCCGCGCAGCCGAACGGCGAACTGCTGTGGCGCACCATGCTCCTGATGACCAGCGACGCCGGCGAACCGCTGATGCCGATGGTCGCCGACCGCGAACACCTCTACGGCCGCGACGTCATCCCGCTCGCCTTCCGCGCCCAGGTGCTCGGCGACCGCTACGCCGCTTACGCCGAGGCCCAGCTGGCCGCGCGGCTGGAGCCGTACCAGGCGTACCCGCCGGTCGACCGGATCACGAAGTTCTCCGGCGAACCCAAGTACGAACCGGAAGCCCGCGCCGAACTCGCCATCAGCTACCTGCTGCACGAATGGCGCGCCGACCACGGAGGCCCGATCAGTGCGGTGCGCAAGGAAGAATTCGACGCCCACGCCGCTCGCGCCGCCGATTTCGGCGCCGGGCCGGGTCTGCTGGCGCACCGCTCCCCCGCCGCGTGGGCCGCGACCGTCAGCAAACCCGGTTTCGTGAAATTCGCCTGGCAGCCGAACCATGACGACTGGCTGTTCGTCCTCGGCGGAGCGAACCCGATGCTGCTGCCCGCCACGAACATCGCCGTGCGCGAACGCCATGCCACGGTGTATCGCAAGGTGCGTGACGGATTCAATGGCACCGTCGGCGTCCTGCGGTTCGACACGGGATACGCAGTGCTCGCCACTCTTCCCACCGGTGCCGCGGTCTACGCCAGCACCGGCGTCGCGACGGACGAAGGGGTGCTCAACGTCTACAACCTTGCCATGCCAGGCGTTCCCGGCCTCGATGGCGATCGCACCTACACCGCCGCCGAGGGCGCAGTGACGCTCCCGGCACAGTCCGGGTCGACCGGTGCCCGTACTGATGAGCTGAGCTTCGCTGCGGTGACCGCGCGGCACGTACGGATGCTTGGCGTGCAGCCGGATCCGCAGTACGGCTACTCGCTCTGGTCATTCGAAATCCATGACGGCGACGGCCCTGACCTCGCGCTGGCGGGAACCGCGTCCGCGTCGTCGGCCGCGCCGGGCAAGGAGGCGAAGTACGCCACCGACGGCAATTCTGCGACACGCTGGGCAGTGTCCACATCGGACCGTCCACGGGCGGACAGCTGGCTGGCCGTCGATCTCGGTGCACCGCAACGGTTCAGCAGTGTGCGCCTGAGCTGGGAGGCCGCCGCCGGACGGAAGTACCGGATCGAAACCTCGCCCGACGGTGCCACCTGGACCCCAGTCGCGACCTACCCCACGCCCGCGCTGCACAGCACCGGCGGCTGGCTGGACATCGACGGCCGGGCCGGGATCGTCGTCACCAGCCCGAATCCGCTCACCGTCACGAGCGACCACGTCACGCTCTCCGCCGGTCCGCCCGCGCCGCTGCTGGCCGAGCTGTATCCCGGCCGCGCGAACCTGCCGAAGCTCGCCCAGCGGGCCCGCGCCACCGCGACCGAAATCCACACGAGCGTGACGGACGATTTCCTAGTGCTGGCAAACCTTTCCGCCACCGCTGCGGCCGGAACCGCCGCGCTGCGCCAGGATCGCGCCGCACTGCTGCTGTACCGAGGCACGCAGAAAGTCACCGAGTCTGGCAGTTCGTTCAGCTACGAGCTGGCTCCTGCCGAAGGCCGGATCGAACCGCCCCGCTTCACCGTGCGCGGCATGTCCGGCGCCGCCGTACCGCCCGGCCTGACCGCCGTGGTGCACGACGCCAGCCGCGTCGACCTGACCGCACCGCCGGGGCTGCTGCCGACCGTCGTGACCGTGACGCCAGCCGGCGGCCGTTCGCGCACAGTCGCGTTGCCGCCGCGCCGGGCCGTGCCCGTCGTCTTCGCCGGAACCCGGCCGTACCCGCTGAACGACCGCGCGCTCGGCGCCGTGACCTTCCCGGCCGAACCGCTGCCGCCGGGGATGACCAGCCCGGACGCCGCCGTCGACGACAACCCGGCGACAGCGTGGCAACCCGGCCCCGGCGGCCGGTTGGTGGTGGACCTCGGCGCACCGCTGCCGATCGCGACCGCCGAACTCGCCTGGACGACCGGGCGGATCCCCGCCACCGTCGTCGAGACCAGCACCGACGGCGTCACCTACACCGAAGCCGTCCGGCCCGATCGCAAACGCACGACCTCCGTCACCCTCGCCAAACCGGTCCGATACCTAGCCGTCCGCACCCTCGACTGGCGACCCGGCGACGCCAACCTCACCCGCATCTCCGCCCTCACACAGCCGACGGCGTGA
- the ribA gene encoding GTP cyclohydrolase II — translation MTTVPQVRTRVRIPLRFGDGPAVPSEAVTFTGLSDGLEHLAFVLGEPGPVPLVRLHSECLTGDVFGSARCDCGPQLAESVARISEVGGYVLYLRQEGRGIGLYNKLDAYALQDSGLDTYAANAALGLPEDARDYTAAAQMLTVLGVEQLDLLSNNPDKAAQLARHGIAVREQVRTGVFANENNVRYLRAKAEQTGHTLALPFEDWPASSAV, via the coding sequence ATGACGACAGTTCCACAGGTGCGCACCCGCGTACGGATTCCGCTGCGGTTCGGCGACGGGCCCGCGGTGCCCTCGGAGGCGGTCACCTTCACGGGGCTGTCCGACGGGCTCGAGCATCTCGCCTTCGTGCTGGGCGAACCCGGTCCGGTGCCGTTGGTGCGGCTGCATTCGGAATGCCTCACCGGCGACGTCTTCGGATCCGCGCGCTGCGATTGCGGCCCGCAACTGGCGGAGTCGGTCGCGCGGATTTCCGAGGTGGGCGGGTATGTGCTCTACCTGCGGCAGGAAGGCCGCGGAATCGGGCTGTACAACAAGCTCGACGCGTACGCGTTGCAGGATTCCGGTTTGGACACCTACGCGGCGAATGCCGCGCTCGGCCTGCCGGAAGACGCGCGCGACTACACCGCCGCCGCGCAAATGCTCACCGTGCTCGGTGTAGAGCAGCTGGATCTGCTGTCGAACAACCCGGACAAGGCGGCGCAGCTGGCGCGCCACGGCATCGCGGTGCGCGAGCAGGTCCGCACCGGGGTTTTCGCGAACGAGAACAACGTCCGGTACCTGCGCGCGAAAGCCGAGCAGACCGGGCACACGCTCGCGTTGCCGTTCGAGGACTGGCCGGCTAGTTCGGCGGTGTGA